One segment of Ziziphus jujuba cultivar Dongzao chromosome 12, ASM3175591v1 DNA contains the following:
- the LOC125418552 gene encoding 23 kDa jasmonate-induced protein-like: MAIENLFTLGKIYNATGIKLSGRHHDWYGVYGSQGYPAQLDRGQKGWFIHLGSVPVAGPPARSSGAIVYRGHINDELEFDWIVAWDNQINSPNKVYTSVRAPVLKPVDWNEIQQELINSKNESTSSDGGLLAHVSIGDGNFPVLRAVLSPQAPSRN; this comes from the exons ATGGCCATTGAGAACCTGTTCACGTTAGGCAAAATCTACAATGCCACTGGAATCAAACTTTCTGGGCGGCACCATGACTGGTATGGTGTGTATGGAAGTCAAGGATACCCAGCACAGCTGGATCGAGGACAGAAGGGTTGGTTTATTCATCTCGGATCTGTTCCAGTTGCAGGACCACCTGCTCGTTCATCAGGGGCCATCGTCTATCGTGGCCATATTAATGACGAACTTGAGTTTGATTGGATTGTGGCGTGGGACAATCAAATCAATTCCCCGAATAAA gTATACACTTCAGTCAGGGCACCAGTCCTGAAGCCCGTTGATTGGAACGAGATACAGCAAGAGCTGATCAATTCTAAGAATGAAAGCACTAGCAGCGATGGTGGATTATTGGCCCATGTGTCAATTGGTGATGGCAATTTTCCTGTACTTCGCGCAGTACTCTCACCACAAGCACCTTCCAGGAACTAG